From one Gracilibacillus salinarum genomic stretch:
- a CDS encoding HAD family hydrolase, translating to MQTIIFDVDDTLYDQLQPFHKAVHQHFSESFSDNDMTLLYKTSRKYSDEVFEQYMNGEITALDLQTYRIMKACEEFDINLSYEQAVQFQETYLAEQKEIQLFESMKQLLDKLFHHKKQLAVLTNGESAHQRMKVLQLGLNKWIPDDHIFVSGEIGHSKPSAKVFEHIENKLKLRKQETIYIGDSFEHDITGAKHAGWQAVWLNHRMRKASHPSIEADYVLEHPNGILKTARSWYST from the coding sequence CAAACCATTATTTTCGATGTAGATGATACCTTATATGATCAACTGCAACCATTTCATAAAGCCGTTCATCAGCATTTTAGTGAATCCTTTTCTGATAACGATATGACGTTGTTATATAAAACGAGCAGAAAATACAGTGATGAAGTATTTGAACAGTATATGAACGGAGAAATCACTGCTCTTGATTTACAAACTTACCGGATCATGAAAGCATGCGAAGAATTTGATATTAATCTATCGTACGAACAAGCCGTACAATTTCAAGAAACCTACTTGGCAGAACAGAAAGAAATTCAGTTATTTGAATCGATGAAACAATTACTGGACAAGCTTTTCCATCACAAAAAGCAGTTAGCCGTACTGACGAATGGTGAATCTGCCCACCAACGCATGAAAGTCTTACAATTAGGGTTAAACAAGTGGATACCTGACGATCATATATTTGTATCTGGAGAAATCGGCCACTCGAAACCAAGTGCAAAGGTTTTTGAACATATCGAAAACAAATTGAAGTTACGCAAACAAGAAACCATTTACATTGGTGATTCCTTTGAACATGATATCACTGGTGCCAAGCATGCCGGTTGGCAAGCAGTTTGGTTAAATCACCGTATGCGAAAAGCATCGCATCCTAGCATTGAAGCAGATTATGTATTGGAACATCCGAACGGCATTTTAAAAACTGCAAGAAGCTGGTACTCCACATGA